DNA from Gloeocapsa sp. DLM2.Bin57:
ATCAGGTAAAAGTTATTATCTTTGCTAAAGTAACGATAGACTTGGGGAATCTGTGAATGAGAGAGTTTAAATAGTTGTTCTGCTTCTCTAGTAAAGAGTTCGATAATTTTAGGGTTATTACCTTGACTACTGAGTAGTTTTTTAATAACCACTTTCTTATTGAATAATTCTATATCCTCAGCTAGATAGGTACGTCCAAATCCTCCTTCTCCGAGTAGTTTGATGATGCGATAATGGTCAAAGTCATAACTCTGGCTACTTTCGGCTAACTTGCTACCACAACCGTGACAGAATTTATTAGTATCAGGGTTGTCTGGTTTTGGACAAGGGGGATTCAGACAAAAAGACATAGGTCAGTTTCTAGACATTATAGTTACAATTATATCATCTGAAGTTAATTGACTTTTAAGTAGATGAGCTGAATTATTTAACTATTTTAATCGCGGGAGAGGACTCCCGTTATAATACGGTAGCATTTAGTGGGGGAGTGTCAATAGAGTTTTGCACTGCGATCGCTATGACTTTATCTGAATTTAATGTAGATTATAAAGGCGAGGATTTTTTAAGGAAATAATTTTTGTAAAAATTCTAAAGAATCTTGACTAATATAGTTTTCAATCCAGATGAGACGGGGAAAACTTCTTAATTCTTCTCTAGTTATAGCTAAGGCTGATTCTAGATATTTGCTACTAGGGCGATCGCTGATAATTATTTGACTAGATTTGACTAAACGATTTAATTTCTCTTGCTGTTTAGATTGCGCACTAATAATGATTATTTCTTCTCCACGTACAGATTTAATTATCTTTTCGGCTATGTCTAAAGTTCCTTTACTTAAACTTACTAAACCTAGATAAATTCCTGTTGGGAGTTGTTTAATTATGGCTAATTCTTTGTGAAAATTATAGATATCTACTATCAATAAACTAGAGGGAATGTATTTAAGTATTTCTGTGATTTGCTGAAGAAAATAGCGACTAGTTATCACTGTTGCTAAAGTTTTTTTTCTTAAGTAAGTAGCTAATTTTTCTAAAGATATTAATTGTATTTCCCTGTTTAAAACTGTGGTTAATTCTTGACAGATTAACTCTCCCGCTTCTAAATCTGATTCGGGAGTAGTTACAATAATGGTTTCTAAACAAGCTAAACGATAGTCTATTTGTTGAGTAAATTGTTCTTTTATTTCATTTAAATTAAAACCTTCTTTCAATAAATTATCGATAGTCTCCGAGATACTTTGATTAACATAATTTAGCTGTTTAGCTGGGTTTTTGACGTAGATTCCTGAACCTTGTTTTAATTCAACTAACCCTTGAGTTTCTAATAGTTGGTAAACTCTACTAACGGTATTGCGATGAATATTTAATTGTTGGGCTAATTGTCGAGTACTCGGTAAACGTTGTCCAGGTGTATAATGACGAGAAGCGATCGCGAATTGAATTTGTTCAAATAGTTGTTGAGAGATAGAAATCTCGTTATCTAATTGAATTTGTAAACGAAACATATACACCCTTATCTAAGTTTTCCTGAACGCAAAATACTAATAATTAACCATAATCCTAGAAAACTAGCAGCAGTAAAAAGAATATTACTTAAAACCAGTAGCTGACTAGTTCCAGAATTAGCCGAAATAATCGCCGCACCCATAATTAAAGAACCGACTAAAATACTAAAAGAAAGACGAT
Protein-coding regions in this window:
- a CDS encoding GntR family transcriptional regulator, which translates into the protein MFRLQIQLDNEISISQQLFEQIQFAIASRHYTPGQRLPSTRQLAQQLNIHRNTVSRVYQLLETQGLVELKQGSGIYVKNPAKQLNYVNQSISETIDNLLKEGFNLNEIKEQFTQQIDYRLACLETIIVTTPESDLEAGELICQELTTVLNREIQLISLEKLATYLRKKTLATVITSRYFLQQITEILKYIPSSLLIVDIYNFHKELAIIKQLPTGIYLGLVSLSKGTLDIAEKIIKSVRGEEIIIISAQSKQQEKLNRLVKSSQIIISDRPSSKYLESALAITREELRSFPRLIWIENYISQDSLEFLQKLFP
- a CDS encoding serine/threonine protein kinase; translation: MSFCLNPPCPKPDNPDTNKFCHGCGSKLAESSQSYDFDHYRIIKLLGEGGFGRTYLAEDIELFNKKVVIKKLLSSQGNNPKIIELFTREAEQLFKLSHSQIPQVYRYFSKDNNFYL